The following proteins come from a genomic window of Salvia hispanica cultivar TCC Black 2014 chromosome 4, UniMelb_Shisp_WGS_1.0, whole genome shotgun sequence:
- the LOC125218084 gene encoding loganic acid O-methyltransferase-like: MGESISPMNGGSGTYSYARNSTWQKNGAAAMENALKEAVMESLDLQNVLCDSNTFIVADLGCSVGPNTFYAMDTIIEAVQRKCNKSSLEFQVTFIDRIGNDFNTLFASLPEHGRNRNYFAAAVLGSFYGSLFPSSSVHIAYSSSALNWLSKMPEGSNATKIHYNGAPDAVVRAYETQFEEDMEVFFRCRAREIAAGGLMLFNMAAAPSRDVQHHVASMLTFIESILIDMVKEVYIVFALRKM; this comes from the exons ATGGGTGAATCAATATCTCCTATGAATGGCGGCAGCGGCACATACAGTTACGCTAGAAACTCCACTTGGCAG aaaaatgGGGCAGCTGCTATGGAGAATGCATTGAAAGAGGCAGTGATGGAGAGCCTTGATCTACAAAACGTGTTGTGTGATTCCAACACATTCATCGTCGCCGATCTCGGATGCTCGGTGGGGCCCAACACATTCTACGCCATGGACACCATCATCGAAGCCGTTCAACGCAAGTGTAACAAAAGTAGCCTCGAATTCCAAGTTACTTTCATCGATAGAATTGGCAACGATTTCAACACTCTCTTCGCCTCTCTTCCTGAGCATGGGAGGAACAGGAACTACTTTGCGGCGGCCGTCCTTGGCTCCTTCTACGGCAGCCTGTTCCCCTCCTCTTCGGTCCACATCGCCTACTCCTCGTCCGCGCTCAACTGGCTGTCCAAGATGCCCGAGGGCTCTAATGCTACTAAAATCCATTACAATGGGGCCCCCGATGCGGTGGTGAGAGCTTATGAAACACAGTTCGAGGAAGACATGGAGGTGTTCTTCAGATGCAGAGCTCGGGAGATTGCGGCCGGAGGGCTGATGCTGTTTAACATGGCCGCTGCGCCTAGCAGAGACGTGCAACATCATGTAGCTTCGATGCTTACTTTTATCGAGTCCATCCTCATCGACATGGTAAAAGAGGTATATATTGTTTTTGctttaagaaaaatgtaa
- the LOC125217513 gene encoding loganic acid O-methyltransferase-like encodes MAGSISPMNGGSGTHSYARNSTWQRSGAAAVEDALKEAVMENLDLQKVLCDSKSNTFVVADLGCSVGPNSFHAMETIIKAVQRKCDKISLEFQVAFNDRIGNDFNTLFASLPEHGRRNYFAMAVAGSFYGNLFPSSSVHIAYSSASLNWLSKVPVGLTAEGSPAWNAAKIHYSGAPDAVARAYEEQFEEDMDIYFRCRAREIAAGGLILITMAAVPNRDVQHRMAHTLTFIEPVLIDMVKEGVLAQERVDLFNIPIIFPCIEEIRRLVEKNKCFEIVKMERLEVEGDAKNAVMHIRAALEGSLNNHFGNEIVEQVFERAIQHQHKLHSALMNTTSTGIFAVLRRN; translated from the exons ATGGCTGGATCTATATCTCCGATGAATGGCGGTAGCGGCACACATAGTTACGCTAGAAACTCCACTTGGCAG AGAAGTGGGGCAGCTGCTGTAGAGGATGCATTGAAAGAGGCAGTGATGGAGAACCTTGATCTACAAAAGGTGTTGTGTGATTCCAAATCCAACACATTCGTCGTCGCCGACCTCGGGTGTTCGGTGGGGCCCAACTCATTCCACGCCATGGAAACCATCATCAAAGCCGTGCAACGCAAGTGTGACAAAATTAGCCTCGAATTCCAAGTTGCGTTCAACGATCGAATAGGCAATGATTTCAACACTCTATTCGCCTCTCTTCCTGAGCATGGGAGGAGGAACTACTTCGCGATGGCCGTGGCTGGCTCCTTTTACGGCAACCTATTCCCTTCCTCTTCCGTCCACATCGCCTACTCCTCAGCCTCACTCAACTGGCTCTCCAAGGTGCCCGTGGGGTTGACCGCGGAAGGCTCTCCTGCATGGAATGCCGCGAAGATCCACTACAGTGGCGCCCCTGATGCGGTGGCCAGAGCTTACGAAGAGCAGTTCGAGGAAGACATGGACATATATTTTAGATGTAGAGCTCGGGAGATTGCGGCCGGAGGGCTGATACTGATCACCATGGCCGCTGTTCCTAATAGAGACGTGCAACATCGTATGGCTCACACGCTTACTTTTATTGAGCCCGTCCTCATCGACATGGTCAAAGAG GGAGTATTAGCGCAAGAGCGAGTGGATTTGTTCAACATTCCTATCATATTTCCTTGCATAGAGGAAATAAGGAGATTggttgagaaaaataaatgcttTGAGATTGTGAAAATGGAGAGGTTGGAAGTGGAGGGGGATGCTAAGAATGCAGTAATGCACATTAGAGCGGCACTGGAAGGGTCTTTGAACAATCACTTTGGAAATGAGATTGTGGAACAAGTTTTTGAGAGAGCCATCCAACACCAACACAAGCTCCATTCCGCTCTAATGAACACAACCTCCACCGGTATCTTTGCTGTGCTCAGGCgcaattaa
- the LOC125218063 gene encoding vinorine synthase-like, translated as MVPSSIQFVYFYSSNPQISNSNNAKELKKSLSEVLSIYYPSPAASSATSTSNATTPESPSPRRKQTAISRKPLPIKTLNISRNLYLSKRMTFAWPFKPPISAAGINLAHKIADGLSFVSIVNTWSAVARHGSVALLKFDTATYAPPLDVLNNLQPPTGLNEEKVAARIIMFSVSEITALQKRYTAGGLRPSRFEALAASVWSMYTDIRSDPGQNCLCFAALGDGGDELMWKLRDALKAFDSAYLGRLKKREMQLLWLKPVKP; from the exons ATGGTTCCATCATCCATTCAGTTCGTCTACTTCTACTCATCAAATCCCCAAATTTCAAACTCCAATAACGCAAAGGAGCTAAAGAAATCCTTATCAGAGGTCCTCTCCATATACTACCCCTCGCCGGCCGCCTCGTCGGCAACCTCTACGTCTAATGCAACGACACCGGAATCCCCTTCTCCGAGGCGGAAGCAGACTGCAATCTCTCGCAAGCCACTACcaatcaaaaccctaaatatttcaagaaatttaTATCTTTCAAAACGGATGACCTTTGCCTGGCCGTTCAAGCCACCCATCTCCGCTGCGGGGATCAACCTCGCACACAAGATCGCCGACGGTTTATCTTTTGTGTCAATCGTCAACACCTGGTCCGCCGTCGCCAGACACGGCAGCGTGGCGCTCCTGAAATTCGACACGGCCACCTACGCTCCGCCGCTGGACGTCCTCAACAACCTCCAGCCCCCAACAGGATTGAATGAGGAAAAGGTCGCCGCCAGAATCATCATGTTTTCGGTGTCAGAGATCACCGCTCTCCAGAAAAG GTACACCGCAGGTGGGCTTCGTCCGAGTCGGTTCGAGGCACTAGCGGCTTCTGTATGGAGCATGTATACAGACATCAGATCCGACCCGGGTCAGAACTGCTTATGCTTT GCGGCGCTCGGGGACGGCGGAGACGAGCTTATGTGGAAGCTGCGGGACGCCTTGAAGGCTTTCGACAGCGCATATTTGGGGCGGCTGAAGAAGAGGGAGATGCAATTACTCTGGCTCAAGCCAGTCAAGCCGTGA